The genomic segment CTCAACATCTTGTTTTGGAATTAACTAGGAACCTCTGACGACCCGTCGACTACCGTAGTCTCATAATGGCTCTTCAGTATCGCTGCTGATATAGCGACAAGGGTGCTAGATCGGCGTCGAAGCGGTACTCCAAACTTTTTAAGAATACGTGATTTGAAGGTTACTATAGAGCTTTCTCCGTATCCAAGCAAGGCAGAAATCTCCTTAGTATTATATGCTTTGGCTAGAGCAGCTAAAACATTACCTTCTGTATGTTTTAATGGAATTACAGGAGACAGGGGTAACCTCGAAGTGTCTACAATATTCGTAGCTACGGCAATTACTATTGCTGCACTAGTATCATCACTACCTGGTCCAAACCCCTTTACCGCATCAATTACTTTACCTGCTTCGAGATCAACTCTATATAATGGAACGCCTAACCTTATGGCTGTTTCCCTATTTCTAAGTCCGTCAACCTTACCTTGTAGAACACTAGTCTGAGTAGGCGTAAATAAGCGATTAAGTTCGCTTTCCTCAAGATCCCCTAATGAATAATTCATCCAAGTCAAAAAGCCTCTAGCCGGTGAAACATCGCCGTTCTCAATTACACCCCTATCCTGATCTCTCATAACCGAGAAATTTAACACAAGATAGATTACATTCGCAATCACTGTATAAGAATTAGTAAAATAAGTCTAATGGATCTGCCTGCAAATTATTTCTCTTATCACTTCTCCTATGCTCTACCAAACTTTATAAAAACTCGCCCTGCTCACCTTGCTTCCGTTGCCGAGTTTTTTAATATCGCAAGTCTCACCAAAAACCTCTTCTCACCCTACCGCAGAATGACCTCAACAACCCAAAAAACCACGCTCACAGACAGAATTTCTTTTAACCTGATTTCTCGAGGAATTGGCGCAATAATAAGGCTAATTTTCATCGCGATTGGAATTTTTGCAATTGCAATATTCTTTATATACGAAATTGTAGCTTCGCTTCTATATATATTGCCTATTTTCTCTCTGCCCGGTTATTTAAAACTAAAGAGTGAAAGAGTTTTGGAAACCGATCTACAAAATTCCCAAAAAATTATTGAGAAACTTAAAAAATCATCGTTTTTTGAGACGATCGTCCTATTTTTCGATGAAAACTTCAAAAAAATTCTTGAATCTCCCCCACCCCAGGAAATTGTCAGCGCTTTGAAAAAAAGCTCGGTAGAAAACGTTATGCTCTACCTTTCAAAAAGCTGGCCAAACCTCAAATCATACTTGGAAAGCATCAACGTAAACGAGCAGGAATTTACGACGCTTGCAACTTATATCGACAAACTCCAAAAAACTCACGAACACGCAAAACCCGCGCCTATTGGCCAGCTTCTAAGCTACGGTTATACAAATACTTTGGACAAATACGGCACAGAACTGACAAATAAATACTTCCCACACCTTGATCCTAAAGTCGAAATCATCGACCAAATCGTAAAGATAATTAATAGGCCTCAGAACAATAATGTTCTCCTGATTGGAGAAGTCGGCGTTGGTAGACACAGCGTCGTTGAAACCCTTGCTTCGCAAATCAAAAGACAACAAATCCCAAGCCTTAAAGGAAAACGAATAATTCTTCTGGACACGATCGCCCTCCTTGGCTCTACTCAAAACATGGTTGACATAAAATCTAACTTCGAAAACGTACTTACGGAAGCCAAAAACGCTGGAAATGTAATTCTGGCAATTAACCAAATAGACCGCGTCGCATCTCCGCTCGAAGAAAGAATAGATCTTACAGAAGTAGTAACTACAGTCTTAACCGACAATTCCCTACCCATAATAGGAATCGCTACACCCGAAGATTTTAATCAGTTCATTCGGCCAAACGGCGCAATTCTTAAACTTTTCGAGAAAATAGACATCGAAGAGCCGGAAAAAGAGAACGTCGAAAGTATATTAATTGGAAAAGCGATGGATTTTTACAAGCAGCATAATGTTGCAACAACCCTTCCCGCAATTTTGGAAATTATCGAAAAAAGCGCCTCGCTTGTACAAGATACATATCAACCAGAAAAATCGATTGTAATTCTCCAGGACGCAATTGCTCTTGCCAAAGAAACTAAGAAAAAACAAGTCGATGTGGAAACTGTAGACAAAATAATTTCGGCAAAAACGAAAATTCCTCTTGGAAAAATCACAGAAGGTGAAACCGAAAAACTAAAAGATCTCGAAGGTTTCTTGCACAAAAGAATCGTTGGACAAAATGAGGCGATTAGTGTCATCGCGAAAGCCATGCGCAGAGCAAGAACCGGTATCGAAAAAGATCACAAAACGATCGGCTCCTTCTTATTTTTAGGACCAACGGGAGTCGGAAAAACTGAAACCGCAAAGGCGCTAGCAGAAACCTATTTCGGCAAAGAAAGCAAAATGATTAGGCTCGACATGACAGAATTCGGGCAAATGGACAGCGTAAACCGCCTTATTGGCGACGTCCCTACCAAAACTCAAGGGCAATTAACATCTCTTGTTCATCAAAATCCTTTTGGGCTTCTTTTACTGGACGAGTTTGAAAAAGCGAGCCGTGAAATTCAAAACCTTTTCTTGCAGATTCTCGACGAAGGTAAATTAACGGATGCCTTTGAGAAGAAAACGAGTTTCGAAAACATAATCGTCATCGCGACCAGTAACGCCGCGGCAGAATTTATCAGGGAAGAAATCTCAAAAGGCTTAAGCGAAGGACTATCCGAAAAACTTATCGACTACATTCTTTCTCAGGGAATGTTCAGCCCCGAGCTCATTAATAGATTCGACGCGGTTGTCGTTTATCACCCATTAACTCCAAAAGAAGTAGAGCAAGTTTCAAAGCTAATGCTCACAAAGCTTGCCATGGAAGTCAAAGACAATAAAAATATCACTTTAGAAATAACAGATGAACTCGCCAAAGTTGTTGCTCAAAAAGGCTACAATCCAGAATTTGGTGCGCGTCCAATCAACAGACTCATTCAAGACAAAATCGAAGACGGAATCGCGAAGATGCTAATCGCGGGCACAATCAAAAACGGCGACAAAATTCCAGCAGTAACGTTACTTGGCTTTCTCTAAAAAACTGATACCAGCGTTCCGGTACCCGCCCAATCAAAAAGCCATTGGGCAGAAGCGAGCGGAACGTTCACGCAACCATGACTGGCGCGCCTGCCAAAATTATTGTGCCAGTACGCCCCATGAATGGCGTAAGCCTGGTAGAAATAAAGTGAGTTCGGTACATTTTTAATGTGGTATTTACCGGAAGGATAAATGTTTTTATATGGTGAAGGCCCTCTCATGTCATGCATCGCAATTTTCCTAGTCACTCTAAAGTTCCCTTTCACTGTAGGAGTTAAATTCATACCCGTTGATACCTTCGTCTGGTGGACAATTTTTCCGTCTTGCCAAGCTCTGAGCGTTTGCGAACCGAGATCCACCGTTATCAATTTCTCGTTCGTGTAAATTTGCGCGTGGACAGTAGAAAGAGGAAATAAAAACAACAGACAGAAGAAGATGGCAGCTAAAGCTCTTCGCATATCTGTCTTTAGAATAACATTAAATATCCTTCTTGTAAGCTCACAAATTTTGATCTAAAATTAGCCGCAAGGTGAGAGGTGAGAGGCTTCTTCGGACTGTTGCTGCCGCGACTGTACTTGCAGGCGCTGCCCACTTTGCGCATACAGAAACTTCTGCTGCCCCTGTTCATCCTGAACCTTCTTTTTTTTCGCCTGTCGACGAAGATCAACCGCGAGCTCAATTGAGCCATTTCACTCCTCAGGAATTGGATCAACCAAGAATCCCCATCAATCCTTTTTTACCCCAAATAGAAAATCAGGAAAGAATAACGGTAGCTCCAGATTATACGATGGTCGAGATAAGTATCGAGTCTCTAGACATAACAAATGAAACCGTCATAAATGTCGAGCAAAAACGTCCTGATCCCCAATCAGCATATATCATGGACGTCCCAAATCGAGGATTCGCTACTACTAATAAGAAAGACGGTGACTTAAAAAAAAGTCTCCTCGCCTATGTTCACTCTTTTGATGGTCCAATCCCCAGAAAAGGAAAATCGTTGGAAAAATTAGAAAAAGGAGACGCAATTAGTATTTTGGTAGTAGATAGACGGACGGGAAACCGTTCCATTTTGGATTTCGAGGTTCAAAAATTCATGATAACTTCAAGTGGCAAGGATAATGCGTGGGAAAGAGCATTGAAAGAAGACCGTGTAAC from the Candidatus Curtissbacteria bacterium genome contains:
- a CDS encoding ATP-dependent Clp protease ATP-binding subunit, whose protein sequence is MDLPANYFSYHFSYALPNFIKTRPAHLASVAEFFNIASLTKNLFSPYRRMTSTTQKTTLTDRISFNLISRGIGAIIRLIFIAIGIFAIAIFFIYEIVASLLYILPIFSLPGYLKLKSERVLETDLQNSQKIIEKLKKSSFFETIVLFFDENFKKILESPPPQEIVSALKKSSVENVMLYLSKSWPNLKSYLESINVNEQEFTTLATYIDKLQKTHEHAKPAPIGQLLSYGYTNTLDKYGTELTNKYFPHLDPKVEIIDQIVKIINRPQNNNVLLIGEVGVGRHSVVETLASQIKRQQIPSLKGKRIILLDTIALLGSTQNMVDIKSNFENVLTEAKNAGNVILAINQIDRVASPLEERIDLTEVVTTVLTDNSLPIIGIATPEDFNQFIRPNGAILKLFEKIDIEEPEKENVESILIGKAMDFYKQHNVATTLPAILEIIEKSASLVQDTYQPEKSIVILQDAIALAKETKKKQVDVETVDKIISAKTKIPLGKITEGETEKLKDLEGFLHKRIVGQNEAISVIAKAMRRARTGIEKDHKTIGSFLFLGPTGVGKTETAKALAETYFGKESKMIRLDMTEFGQMDSVNRLIGDVPTKTQGQLTSLVHQNPFGLLLLDEFEKASREIQNLFLQILDEGKLTDAFEKKTSFENIIVIATSNAAAEFIREEISKGLSEGLSEKLIDYILSQGMFSPELINRFDAVVVYHPLTPKEVEQVSKLMLTKLAMEVKDNKNITLEITDELAKVVAQKGYNPEFGARPINRLIQDKIEDGIAKMLIAGTIKNGDKIPAVTLLGFL
- a CDS encoding L,D-transpeptidase, whose translation is MRRALAAIFFCLLFLFPLSTVHAQIYTNEKLITVDLGSQTLRAWQDGKIVHQTKVSTGMNLTPTVKGNFRVTRKIAMHDMRGPSPYKNIYPSGKYHIKNVPNSLYFYQAYAIHGAYWHNNFGRRASHGCVNVPLASAQWLFDWAGTGTLVSVF